The nucleotide window GCTCGCGAAAAGGCGTATGCGCGGGGTGTGCGCGCTGTTACACGCCGAAGCGGGGTGCCCCCGGCCTGTGAGAATAGTACTGCCAACGGAAATTCGCTGTGTCTGGCAGCACGGAGTTGGCGCGGGCAAGCATTCTGGGGCCGACACGGTGCGCTGTGTTGTGGCGCGGTGCCCTGCGTAGCCATGCGGCGCTTGCGCGCATTTTACAAAAGATGTGGCGCGGTTTGCGGCCGCAGGGCCTGGCTGGCGTGGCGGCCCGGTTGCCTGGGTTGTTGTGGCTGTTGTGGTTGTTGTGGCTGTCGTGGTGGTGTTGCGGCATGCCCGTCACCACGGCATGCCCGTCAACTTAAAAGAAGCGGTTCAGGATACGGTCACGGGCTGCACGCGCAGCACAAGCGCATTGCCAGGATCAGCCCCCAGCACCAGCACCGGACTGCCTGCCGCAATGTGTTCGGGAGCCGTGGCGCGCCAGAAGCTGCCGTCAATGCTGACCTCGCCCACCTGGCCGGGGTGCAGTGCTTTGCTGACCACGCCCTGCCGGCCTGTCAGGAGGTGTGGCGCGCACTGTTCCTCGTTCTGCCCGTCGCAGTTGGCGGACGGGTTACGGCTGGAGCGCCCGCCAAAAACAGCCCGGAGGCGGCGGCGCAAAAACAGCAGGGTAAGAAGGGAAATGCAGATAAAGACAACAATCTGCCATGCGAGGTCCATGCCCAGCAGCGCGGCCAGGGCGGAAGCCCAGGCCCCCACGCCAAAAAAGAGCAGCACCATGGCCGGGGTCATGAGTTCGGCCACAAAAAAAGCCACACCCACGATAAACCAGAGAAGAGGCGCGTTCATGATATATTCCGTGCGGTCAGCCGTGTGCGCCGGGGCGGCCTGCCGCTAATTGAAGGGGGCGGAGGCGCTGCGCCTCCGTGCCCCTCAGTGAAAAAAAACGGGCCGCTACTGTTGCGGGGCCTCGTCAATGTCAATAATGCGGCCCTGAAGCCAGATGTAGGCATCAATGGCCATGCCCGCTTCCGGCTCCAGATCGCCCAGGACCATCTTTGACGCATAGATGACCAGGCGCAGCGGCTCGCGGTTTTCAAAGGGAAAGGTGACAAACAGCACCTTGATGGGCATGTTTTCCAGATGGGTGTCCTGCACCTGATCAATAATGGCGCGCATCTGGTATTCGCTGAAGTTGCGGCCTGGCATGATCATGTGGCGATCGCTCACATCCACCTGCAGGGGCGGCACGTCCAGACGGCTTTTGTCGGGATTGGCCTCAAGCCACTGCTCGGCATAGGCTTCGTACTGCGGGCCCTGGGTGATGGTCATATGGTCCAGCAGGGCCTTGCGCACCGCATAGGCCAGACCGGCCACCAGAAAGGTGTGTGTGACGCCAGGGGTAAGGTCTGCCCTGTCACGGCCATACAGCGGGTCAAAAAACCACATGGGGTTCTTGCCCTCGATCATGCTGACGGCCACGTTGGCGCCCATGCCGCTTTCCCACGCGTAGATGCTGTCAACCATAAGGTCATTGGGCAGACCGTCCAGCAGGGGCGAGGCGGAGGTGGGCGTGAGCTTTTCGCCTTCTTCGCCGGTCATGAGCACCGAGGCGCGCACGGGCTGATCCTGCGGCCAGGCCATCAGGATGTGGTCCATGTTGCCGCGTTTCCACTGCCATGAAGGGCGGGTGCCGCCTTCATGCAGAACCGTGGCCACAATCTGTCCCATTACTTCAGCCGGATTGTGCCCCGTAAGCACTGCCCAGGCATCGCCAAGGCCCTCATAGTGCGTACGGTTTTTGCCTTCGGCAGCGGCCTGGGCGTCTTCGTGCGCCCTGGCTTCGGCTTCGGCATCCCGGCTTGCGGACGTTTCGTTGTCAGCGGTTTCAGGTGCTGTGTTTTCGATCTTTTTGGACATGGGAGCTTCCTTTACTGCTCTTTCAGCGACCCGGCCAGGCGCGATGCGCCCGGCCGGGGAATGCTTCAACTCAAGCCTCAGGTATACTGCGCGTTGAGAATGTCCGGCAGGCGGTTAGCGCCTGTCGCCACGGCCACCGCGGTCGCCGCGGTCGCCACGACCACCACGGTCACGGTCGCCACGGCCCCTGTCGCCGCCACGGTCGCGGTCGCCACGGTCAGAGCGGGGCGGGCGGGCGGTGTCTTCGGGATTCCAGGGATGGCCCTGTTCTTCCAGCAGCACGGCCTTGCGGCTGGCGCGGATGCGGTCGCCATTGATTTCAATGACCTTGACCACCATGTCTTCGCCAAGGCGCGCCACGTCGCCGGGCTGTTCCACGCGGTTAACGTCCAGCTGCGAAACGTGCACAAGGGCTTCCACGTTGGGCAGAACTTCAACGATGGCGCCGATTTCCATGATTTTGCGCACCTTGGCAGTGTAGTTCTTGCCAATATCGGGGCGCTGGTCGTAGTAGGAAACCATTTCGCGGGCCTTTTCAAGGGACTCGGCCGTGGGGGCGAAGATGGACACGCGGCCCGAATCCTCGATGTCCACGGAAGCGCCGGTAGCCGCGGTGATGGCCTTGATGTTCTTGCCGCCGGGGCCGATGATGAGGCGGATGATGTCGGGGTTCACAAAGACTTCGGCATGCTGCGGGGCATAGCGCGAAAGTTCCTTGCGCGGCGAAGCGATGGCGCTGGCCATTTCTTCCAGAATGTGCAGGCGGCCCTGACGGGCCTGCTGCATGGCGCTGCGCATGATTTCCGTGGTCAGGCCCGTGATCTTGATGTCCATCTGCACGCCGGTGATGCCTTCGGCAGTACCGGCGATCTTGAAGTCCATATCGCCCAGGGCGTCTTCGTCACCGAGAATGTCGGTGAGCACGATGAACTTGTCGCCTTCCTTGATGAGGCCCATGGCCACACCGGCCACAGGAGCGCTCACGGGCACGCCCGCGTCCATGAGGGAGAGCGAGCCGCCGCACACGGCGGCCATTGACGAGGAACCGTTGGATTCCATCGTTTCGGACACCACGCGCAGGGTAAAGGGAAAGTCCGTGGCAGTGGGCAGCACGGGGCGCAGGGACTTTTCAGCCAGAGCGCCGTGGCCGATTTCGCGGCGGGACACGCGCACGGGCTTCACTTCGCCCACGGAGAAGGGCGGGAAGTTGTAGTGCAGCATAAAGCGCTTGGTGACATCGCCGGTGAGGGAGTCCATGCGCTGTTCGTCAGTGGAGGAGCCGAGGGTGGCTACCACCAGGGACTTGGTTTCGCCACGGCGGAACAGGGCGGAGCCGTGAGCGCGGGGCAAAAGACCGGTCTGGATCTGGATGGGACGCACCGTGGTGGTGTCGCGGCCGTCGATGCGCGTGCCTTCGTTGACGATGCGGGCGCGCACCAGCTTCTTTTCAAGGCCGGACAAAATGTCGCCCACAGCCTTGAGCGCGGCTTCGTTTTCAGCCCAGGCGGCGTTGGCCTTGAGGGCCTCCATCACCTTGATTTTCACTTCTTTGCGAGCGTCCTTGCGGGGCATTTTTTCCGGCACGCGCAGGGCTTCTTCCATGCCGTTGGCAAGGGCCAGCTCATGCACGAGGGCCACCAGGGCCGCGTCGTCTTCGTGCGGGGTAAAGGCCATCTTGGGCTTGCCGCAAAGCTCGCGCAGCTTGTGCTGGATTTCCACCAGGGGGAGAATCTGCTGACGGCCCCATTCCAGGGCGTCGATGATCACGTCTTCGGGCACAAATTGGGCGTCGCCTTCCACCATGGTGAGGGCGTCGCCGGAAGCGGCGAAAACGATATTGAAATCGCTGAGGGCCTGCTGCTCAAAGGTGGGGTTGAGCACGAACTGACCGTTGACGCGGCCGATGCGGCCACCGGCCACAGGGCCTTCAAAGGGCAGGGGGGACAGCATGATGGCTGCCGAAGCGCCGGTAAGCGCCAGCACGTCGGACTCGTTTTCCTGGTCAGCGGAAATGACGCTGGCCAGCACCTGCACGTCTTCGTTCAGGCCCTTGGGGAACAGCGGGCGAATGGGCCTGTCGATGAGGCGCGCAACCAGGGTTTCACGCTCGGACGGACGGCCGATTTCGCGGCGAAAGAAGCTGCCGGGGATGCGGCCGGCGGCGTACATTTTTTCGGAGTATTCAACGGTAAGGGGAAAGAATCCCTTGTCGAATTCCAGGGGCTGCGAGCAGACGGTGACGAGCACCACGGTGCCGCCGCACTGGATCCAGACTTCACCGTGGGCCTGATTGGCCATACGGCCGGTTTCCAGAATAATTTCCTTGCCGCCGACCTGGCAGGTAAGGCGGGTGGGATTGAAAATATCTTGCAACATGTAGATTCCTTTGCATGGGCGAAGGGGATTCCGGCAAAAGCGGGCAAAGCGGCGTGTCCCTGCCTGATTTTCCCGGACCCCCCTTCAGACGTTACGCCCCATGGGGGCAGTTTGCGTGCAGCAGAGCATTTTCACCTTGAAAGTGCTCTGGCGAGTGCGTGAGCAGTCGCTCGCTGCGAAAGCGTAAGTGCAGCTTCAACCCTGGAGCTGTACCCTTTGAAAAAAGGTAGCTGATCTCCCGCTGCACGAGCGTGCAGCGCGCCGCAATGCGGCGTGGATTCTGCTCTAAGTGGCAAGGGGGAAGCCTCAGGCTCCCCCCTTGCAGCCAAAAGCCTTACTTGCGCAGGCCAAGCTTCTCAATCAGCGCACGGTAGCGCTGAACATCGGTCTTCTTCAGGTAGTTCAGAATATTGCGGCGACGGCCAACAAGCTTCAGCAGGCCCGTACGGGAGTGAAAGTCCTTCTTGTGCTCTTTGAAGTGACCGGTAAGGTCTTCAATACGGGCAGTAAGCAGGGCAACCTGCACTTCCGGGGAGCCGGTGTCGCCTTCATGTTTGGCGTGGGCGTCAATGACCGCTTTTTTCTGAGTTACATCCATTACCACAGCAGTTCTCCTTGAGTAAGGCTGTTACGGGCGTGAAGGCCCTTAGTTCCAAAGTCCCCGCAACACGGCCCAGCAGGGCCCGGCGGCTGTTGCTTCGCGTTTGGCCAGAGCCAGGGCCTGGCCCTGTTCCATCAAAAACGCGAGGTCTTCGCCGTCGCCGTCGCCAGCTTGTGGCGTTCGGCAGGGCACCGCGATGCCGTTGCGCACGCGGGCGGCTTCTTCCAGCGTCAGATCCACCCTGGGCCAGTGCGGCAGCGCATCCTCCACAGGGATGACGCAGCCAGGCAACAGGGTGGGATCAGCCGTGAAGTCCGCCGGATCGCGGGCCACATCGAGGCCGAAGGGGTGACTATACTCCCGGGTCAGTTCCGTGAGCACGGCTCCGCAACCAAGTCGCTTCCCCAAGCTGTGGGCCAGGGAGCGTATATAGGTGCCGGAACTGCATGCGACCCGAAAGCTCACAAACGGCAGGCTTGTTTCAAGCACGTCCGCCTGTGAAATTTTCATGCGTTTGATCTTTTGCGGGGCTTCAAGCCCCTTGCGGGCCAGCTTGTACAGGGGCTGGCCTTCATGCTTTGCGGCAGAGTAGGACGGAACGGGCTGTTCCGTCAGATCAAGCCAGGCCGCCACCTCGCGCCTGACGTCTTCTACGCTGATGTGCTGCCAGGGGGCTTCTTCCAGTACCTGGCCTTCGATATCCCAGGTATCCGTGGTCTGCCCAAGGCGCAAAACGCCGCGATACACCTTGCCGCCCCCGGACAGAAGGTGCCCGGAAAGCTTGGTGGCCTGCCCCAACAATACCAACAGCACGCCGGAAGCCAAAGGATCCAGCGTGCCGGCATGGCCGATTTTTTTCTGCCCGAGCCTTTTGATGGCTGTGAGGCAACGGGCCGAGGTGGGCCCGGAGGGCTTATTGAGCACAAGGACACCGTGTTGCTGGGGCAGAGCATATGCCTTGCCATCCCGCAGGGTTGCGGGAGTGACGGCATTGCCTGACCCGGTACCGGAGTCGCGCTCCGGCGTGCAGGAAGGTGATTCCGGCTGATTCTGACTACGGCAGAACTGTGCTAGTGTATCTTTATTAACCATACGCAAGGCGTAACCATATCCTCTGCTCTGTTATAAGTCAAAAGATATGGCCAGCAACGACAGGTTATTTTATCCCTGTGCGCTGTGGGGCTTCTTTTTGTGGGTGGATCACAGTGCGCGGGCTGCGTGCGCTACCTGGCCGTGTTTTTCAAATTGTCCAGATAACGGCCGATGTGGTTCAGCAAGACTTGCCCGGCTTGTTCCAGCGGCATGCGCAGGGTTCCCCCTGCGGCGTTGAAATGCCCGCCGCCGTCCAGATCTGCGGCAATG belongs to Desulfovibrio sp. and includes:
- the rpsO gene encoding 30S ribosomal protein S15 — encoded protein: MDVTQKKAVIDAHAKHEGDTGSPEVQVALLTARIEDLTGHFKEHKKDFHSRTGLLKLVGRRRNILNYLKKTDVQRYRALIEKLGLRK
- a CDS encoding NfeD family protein, with product MNAPLLWFIVGVAFFVAELMTPAMVLLFFGVGAWASALAALLGMDLAWQIVVFICISLLTLLFLRRRLRAVFGGRSSRNPSANCDGQNEEQCAPHLLTGRQGVVSKALHPGQVGEVSIDGSFWRATAPEHIAAGSPVLVLGADPGNALVLRVQPVTVS
- the truB gene encoding tRNA pseudouridine(55) synthase TruB, whose translation is MPQQHGVLVLNKPSGPTSARCLTAIKRLGQKKIGHAGTLDPLASGVLLVLLGQATKLSGHLLSGGGKVYRGVLRLGQTTDTWDIEGQVLEEAPWQHISVEDVRREVAAWLDLTEQPVPSYSAAKHEGQPLYKLARKGLEAPQKIKRMKISQADVLETSLPFVSFRVACSSGTYIRSLAHSLGKRLGCGAVLTELTREYSHPFGLDVARDPADFTADPTLLPGCVIPVEDALPHWPRVDLTLEEAARVRNGIAVPCRTPQAGDGDGEDLAFLMEQGQALALAKREATAAGPCWAVLRGLWN
- the pnp gene encoding polyribonucleotide nucleotidyltransferase, giving the protein MQDIFNPTRLTCQVGGKEIILETGRMANQAHGEVWIQCGGTVVLVTVCSQPLEFDKGFFPLTVEYSEKMYAAGRIPGSFFRREIGRPSERETLVARLIDRPIRPLFPKGLNEDVQVLASVISADQENESDVLALTGASAAIMLSPLPFEGPVAGGRIGRVNGQFVLNPTFEQQALSDFNIVFAASGDALTMVEGDAQFVPEDVIIDALEWGRQQILPLVEIQHKLRELCGKPKMAFTPHEDDAALVALVHELALANGMEEALRVPEKMPRKDARKEVKIKVMEALKANAAWAENEAALKAVGDILSGLEKKLVRARIVNEGTRIDGRDTTTVRPIQIQTGLLPRAHGSALFRRGETKSLVVATLGSSTDEQRMDSLTGDVTKRFMLHYNFPPFSVGEVKPVRVSRREIGHGALAEKSLRPVLPTATDFPFTLRVVSETMESNGSSSMAAVCGGSLSLMDAGVPVSAPVAGVAMGLIKEGDKFIVLTDILGDEDALGDMDFKIAGTAEGITGVQMDIKITGLTTEIMRSAMQQARQGRLHILEEMASAIASPRKELSRYAPQHAEVFVNPDIIRLIIGPGGKNIKAITAATGASVDIEDSGRVSIFAPTAESLEKAREMVSYYDQRPDIGKNYTAKVRKIMEIGAIVEVLPNVEALVHVSQLDVNRVEQPGDVARLGEDMVVKVIEINGDRIRASRKAVLLEEQGHPWNPEDTARPPRSDRGDRDRGGDRGRGDRDRGGRGDRGDRGGRGDRR